The DNA sequence TGAAGAATACCTTGACTTAATCAAAGAACCAAATGAATTTGGTATTGAACCTGTAAAATCTTTAAAGCCACGAAAGTAAATCATTATACTGGAatcattattatattggtcatAATTAATATGACCAATCGGCGTGTGTTTTATATACCTCTCTTATATAGTATAAGAAGATCCATACTTACTCTTCACTAATACTATTATTAACCTCTAATTATCAACACATTTCAtcttattgttttcaaGAACAACAAACTCGCCATTTAGAATATTACCAATTAATTATGTATTGTACGGATGGTGCAACAGCAAAATAGAAGccgaataaaaaaatgaaaaggacTCTTTGGAAACAAAGTACATGACAAAAACTacaaagttgaaaaaaaagagaaaagcCACTCCACACTGCTAGTAGTATTCGATTGTGATGAGTTACGGCTTAACAGGTACCTCTTCTAAGCTAAGAGGAACTAATGCGATATTGTCATGGACTCAGGTGAGACACATTTCTCGCAGAAGGATAGCCTATCCATTTTATccattcaagaaattggGAAGACAACATCCAAAGAAGCATAACACAAACCTAAAGACTGCCATGAGACAATTTTTGGGtccaaaaaattacaagGGAGAATATGTGATGAACAAGTATTTCGCGGTTCCGACGAATCATGTACCTAACTACATAAAACCAGATTTGGAAAGGGGACAAAGTTTAGAGCACCCGGTAACCAAGAAACCATTGCAGCTAAGGTATGATGGGACATTAGGTCCTCCTCCTgtagaaaataaaaggttGCAAAACGTTTTCAAGGATAGATTGTTACAACCTTTTCCTTCAAACCCACATTGTAAGACAAATTATGTATTAAGCCCGCAATTGAGGCAACGTATTTTCGAAGAGATTACTGTGGAAGGACTTTCTACCCAGCAAGTTTCTCAAAAGTACGGATTAAAAATTCCTCGTGTGGAGGCTATTGTAAAATTGGTTGGCGTGGAAAACAGTTGGAGCAAACGGAACAGGGTATCCTCAAATTTAAAAACTATGGATGAGACTTTGTATAGAATGTTCCCCGTCTTCGATTCAGATGCTTCTTTTAAACGGGAGAACTTAAGCGAAATTCCTGTTCCCCAAAAGACTTTAGCATCAAGGTTCCTCACCATAGCAGAATCTGAGCCTTTTGGACCTGTCGATGCAGCCCATGTTTTGGAACTAGAACCTGCTGTAGAAACCTTAAAGAACTTGTCCACGGTTGGAGAACATTCTAGTGGCCACCACCAATTAACTAATAAGAATACTAAAGTTGTATATGGTGAGCTTGTCCAAGGTGAAAGATCACAATTCAAATTTACTGACGCAAAGGTTGGAAAAGTGGGATACCGTTACGGTAGTGGAAATAGGGATAACAAGAAAGATAGAAGAGTTGGCTTTAATAAGCTGGGCCAAATGGTATATATGTGATCACTTTTTGGTCTTATGAATCACTTCTtctatatatgtatacGTCTTCGTATTTTCAGCCATTATCACTTGTACATaaaatattctatataaatatatatatccaACAAAGAGGTTATGATCACCTCTGACACATTCCTCCAACACTCGTTTGCAGGgcttatttttctttctttcacATCTTTCTATTTTAGTACGAGAAATGTAGGACCCATGAAAAATCGGTACCAAAAATAATCAAAAGCAAATGCTGCAAATTTGTGGGTAAGTAAAGTGAAGCGAGAGCTGAGTTTACAATTCTGCACTTTATGGAAAATATACGAATTGAGCACAATTGGTAAATCGTAAATCATTGGCCATGGAATGTTTCGTACCGCTGCGTAGCGACCTTGATGGAAGTAATATAGAACAGTTGCGTCAATCACATTTGTGCCGTGAATTCATTATATTCGACGAGCAACTGAATCTTTGGTTGCGGTTTCATGATAAtttgcaagaaaacaagaGGTTTGAACTGCAAGATATGacaatatcaataaatgAAGCGCAAGTTACCAGGACAAGCACTATCGATGACTTTTTTACTAAGATTGAGGACGATGAAAACCTCTGGAGATTGAAAGACGATTGCTGTTCGAAAgtccttttcaaatcaaatGTGGTTATGAATAACGGTTATAACAACCAAATCAAATTTGTGTTTGAGTATAAGTCTGTGGATGCAAACCTTAATAACCAGGATTCATTACAAGTTCCGCGGACTTGTTATACATTAGACAGGTACTGTAGCGAGGAGATTTTGCCAAGCTTTGAGCCGGTTTATTCCTGGTCTTCCACACCCAACAATTCATTCAAAGAGACCGGTAATCACGTAGAGAAAAATGCTAGGACGACTCATCCAGCTACTTCTAAAAGTGAAACCCAAGAAACGGAAACTTCTAGAAATCTCAATACATTCACTTTAAAGCTGCAGTACCCAATATTCTCACTTCTGAATATGAGGTTGAGGAACATCTCTTTGAAATCTGAGCATTGCATATTATCATCGCTAGATTTTCAGACCTCTAAAGCATCCGAACAACTGActaagaaatttatttatCCTAAAGAACacaattcttttcttaaGTTAAATTTTCACGAAATATCGTATAAGCTAATTGACGGAACTTCTCAAATCAAACTTGATCCAATTTGTCCCCTGAAAGTGCCCATCACTGCGTTTTCATACGATAGCATTAGCGCCACTTTTAAACTAGTTCTGTTACCCAAATCAACCCAACCACATCGTGTAAGAATAACCTTAGCATACGAACTTGAGTTGCGTCATGATCTGAAATTACCTGTGAGAACGTCATGGGAAACAGAAGTGACATTGAAACGTTCGATGCCGATTTCTTCGACATCTTCTCAGTACTCGAGTACcaacaataatatcaatCACAGTGTTTCTTTTAATGGTGCATCCAGCAACGTTAATTCTGGTGGTTTGAGCAACGCAAGATTAGGTGGGATTTCCTCCTCAAGATTTAGTCTTGGAGCTGCTTCCACTACATCATTGGTGAATAGCAAATTAAGCAATGTAAAATTTAAGTTtatcaataacaatataaaaGTTATTAAGGGTGAAAAGTTTACTATGAGGCTTCAAATCAttaattcatcatcatccCCTTTGGATCTTGTTGTGTATTATAACAATACAATAAACCCAATCCCTTCGGCGAATAGCTTACGCAATAGCAGTGGCATAAACAACTACGGCATGAATAGTGGGATTATCCCTAATCCACCCTTGACACTAGAAAACGAGTACCAACTGCATAAGaaatatagaaaaattGCGGAGGGAATTATACTGTTATCCAACGATTACAAAATTCCAGTTGTACCTCCGAGAGAAACATACTTCGTAGATTTACGATTTATTGGTATTATGTCCGGATATTATGGCACTCTTTCCGGACTCAAGGTATTGGATTTAAATACAAACGAACTTATAGAAGTTGGTAATGGTGCATCTGTGTTAATCCAGTGAGGCAAACACATACACATTTTCATAAACATAGA is a window from the Saccharomyces paradoxus chromosome VII, complete sequence genome containing:
- the MRPS35 gene encoding mitochondrial 37S ribosomal protein mS45 (Mitochondrial ribosomal protein of the small subunit~similar to YGR165W), producing the protein MSYGLTGTSSKLRGTNAILSWTQVRHISRRRIAYPFYPFKKLGRQHPKKHNTNLKTAMRQFLGPKNYKGEYVMNKYFAVPTNHVPNYIKPDLERGQSLEHPVTKKPLQLRYDGTLGPPPVENKRLQNVFKDRLLQPFPSNPHCKTNYVLSPQLRQRIFEEITVEGLSTQQVSQKYGLKIPRVEAIVKLVGVENSWSKRNRVSSNLKTMDETLYRMFPVFDSDASFKRENLSEIPVPQKTLASRFLTIAESEPFGPVDAAHVLELEPAVETLKNLSTVGEHSSGHHQLTNKNTKVVYGELVQGERSQFKFTDAKVGKVGYRYGSGNRDNKKDRRVGFNKLGQMVYM
- the TRS65 gene encoding Trs65p (Component of transport protein particle (TRAPP) complex II~similar to YGR166W); the protein is MECFVPLRSDLDGSNIEQLRQSHLCREFIIFDEQLNLWLRFHDNLQENKRFELQDMTISINEAQVTRTSTIDDFFTKIEDDENLWRLKDDCCSKVLFKSNVVMNNGYNNQIKFVFEYKSVDANLNNQDSLQVPRTCYTLDRYCSEEILPSFEPVYSWSSTPNNSFKETGNHVEKNARTTHPATSKSETQETETSRNLNTFTLKLQYPIFSLLNMRLRNISLKSEHCILSSLDFQTSKASEQLTKKFIYPKEHNSFLKLNFHEISYKLIDGTSQIKLDPICPLKVPITAFSYDSISATFKLVLLPKSTQPHRVRITLAYELELRHDLKLPVRTSWETEVTLKRSMPISSTSSQYSSTNNNINHSVSFNGASSNVNSGGLSNARLGGISSSRFSLGAASTTSLVNSKLSNVKFKFINNNIKVIKGEKFTMRLQIINSSSSPLDLVVYYNNTINPIPSANSLRNSSGINNYGMNSGIIPNPPLTLENEYQLHKKYRKIAEGIILLSNDYKIPVVPPRETYFVDLRFIGIMSGYYGTLSGLKVLDLNTNELIEVGNGASVLIQ